One window from the genome of Chloroflexota bacterium encodes:
- a CDS encoding transposase: protein MGQFSRQIDQAQEALGNKCAVAVADSGYAWTDDLAKVDKQGIRVIVPTQRIVSQRAPGEFDKENFRYDRVARKSYSRAYVIENRETCRACSKFGRCTTACRGRKVLRLVEEDLRSRLEREYGLSQNQAIYKRRGEKVELVFGHMKRNLGVTSFLMRGRSAVRAELSLLSVCFNLRRMMTLLGVEGLIRALRRVSPVPVIPQTHTFPNNYRPQPVTNNQIRRFGALTLSPAFS, encoded by the coding sequence TGCGCTGTGGCGGTGGCTGACTCCGGATATGCCTGGACGGACGACCTGGCGAAGGTAGATAAGCAAGGGATCCGGGTGATCGTACCGACCCAGAGAATAGTCTCACAAAGGGCCCCGGGGGAGTTTGACAAAGAGAACTTTCGGTATGACAGGGTAGCCCGGAAGAGCTACAGCAGGGCATACGTAATTGAGAACAGGGAAACCTGCCGGGCCTGCTCCAAGTTCGGCCGGTGTACGACTGCCTGCAGGGGCAGGAAAGTGCTCAGGCTGGTGGAAGAGGACCTGCGAAGCAGGCTGGAGAGGGAGTATGGCTTGAGCCAGAACCAGGCCATCTACAAAAGAAGGGGGGAGAAGGTGGAACTGGTCTTCGGGCACATGAAGAGGAATCTAGGAGTCACAAGCTTCCTGATGCGAGGACGCAGCGCTGTAAGAGCGGAGCTATCTTTGCTTTCGGTATGCTTCAACCTCAGGCGAATGATGACCCTGCTGGGAGTTGAGGGGTTAATCCGAGCCCTGCGGAGGGTATCTCCTGTACCCGTGATCCCGCAGACTCACACTTTCCCAAACAATTATCGCCCTCAGCCAGTTACTAACAACCAGATCCGTCGTTTTGGCGCCTTAACGTTATCTCCCGCATTCAGTTGA